One window of the Oncorhynchus gorbuscha isolate QuinsamMale2020 ecotype Even-year linkage group LG17, OgorEven_v1.0, whole genome shotgun sequence genome contains the following:
- the LOC124001887 gene encoding mucin-5AC-like isoform X2, with protein sequence MDKMQLTFSCLTVLLGLVLASTTTAQTQPVNPTVTQPTSASDPANNTATLGHTTVVDNNNLTLSAINPNLTDLIFDNVPITNSTGRPNHTVTTPLKTSSDASPGPTSWPSPMDVSTSKLPAEASSTTASTSATSTTENRSLAGTAQPKPSARKSPHIGLIIFIVIIIAACLLGLICFFTKKTSRRYSVDLRDRHEDLPLSTADPDAVFDNSSTQKGMDTFTAVDLNSTEVLVKGSEGERDSEKISDSDPPPASPVDKPDEGAPGDVAPEAPVGETDDENTVSNKTSVESVEANESNNNNTSITARVASTTPRGRAMTSSFSEVPLDNPA encoded by the exons ATGGACAAAATGCAGTTGACTTTTTCCTGTCTGACTGTCCTTTTGG GTCTCGTCCTGGCTTCTACCACCACAGCCCAGACACAGCCAGTCAATCCCACTGTAACCCAGCCCACCTCAGCCTCCGacccagccaacaacacagccactcTAGGACACACCACGGTTGTAGACAACAATAATTTAACATTATCCGCCATAAACCCAAACCTTACTGATCTCATTTTTGATAACGTCCCTATAACCAATTCCACCGGGAGGCCTAACCACACGGTAACCACACCACTGAAGACCAGTTCAG ATGCCTCTCCAGGACCGACATCCTGGCCCTCACCAATGGACGTCTCTACATCAAAGCTCCCAGCAGAGGCCAGCAGCACAACTGCTAGCACTTCTGCTACTAGCACCACCGAGAATAGAA GTTTGGCGGGAACTGCTCAACCAAAACCCTCTGCGAGAAAATCGCCCCACATTG GGTTGATCATCTTTATTGTGATCATCATCGCTGCCTGTCTGCTTGGACTAATATGCTTCTTTACTAAGAAGACATCAAGG AGGTACTCCGTAGATCTCCGAGACAGGCATGAGGATCTGCCTCTGAGTACTGCGGATCCCGACGCCGTGTTTGACAACTCCTCAACACAGAAGG GGATGGACACCTTTACCGCCGTGGATCTCAACAGCACCGAGGTCCTGGTTAAGggaagtgagggagaaagag ATAGTGAGAAAATCTCTGACTCTGACCCACCGCCTGCCAGCCCTGTGGACAAACCTGATGAGGGGGCCCCTGGAGATGTGGCCCCTGAGGCCCCAGTGGGGGAGACTGATGACGAGAACACTGTCTCCAATAAGACCTCAGTGGAGTCAGTGGAGGCCAACGAGAGCAACAACAATAACACCAGCATCACCGCCAGGGTCGCTTCAACAACTCCAAGAG GACGGGCAATGACCAGCAGCTTCTCTGAGGTTCCTCTGGACAACCCGGCCTAA
- the LOC124001887 gene encoding rho GTPase-activating protein gacJ-like isoform X1 gives MDKMQLTFSCLTVLLGLVLASTTTAQTQPVNPTVTQPTSASDPANNTATLGHTTVVDNNNLTLSAINPNLTDLIFDNVPITNSTGRPNHTVTTPLKTSSDASPGPTSWPSPMDVSTSKLPAEASSTTASTSATSTTENRSLAGTAQPKPSARKSPHIGLIIFIVIIIAACLLGLICFFTKKTSRRYSVDLRDRHEDLPLSTADPDAVFDNSSTQKGMDTFTAVDLNSTEVLVKGSEGERADSEKISDSDPPPASPVDKPDEGAPGDVAPEAPVGETDDENTVSNKTSVESVEANESNNNNTSITARVASTTPRGRAMTSSFSEVPLDNPA, from the exons ATGGACAAAATGCAGTTGACTTTTTCCTGTCTGACTGTCCTTTTGG GTCTCGTCCTGGCTTCTACCACCACAGCCCAGACACAGCCAGTCAATCCCACTGTAACCCAGCCCACCTCAGCCTCCGacccagccaacaacacagccactcTAGGACACACCACGGTTGTAGACAACAATAATTTAACATTATCCGCCATAAACCCAAACCTTACTGATCTCATTTTTGATAACGTCCCTATAACCAATTCCACCGGGAGGCCTAACCACACGGTAACCACACCACTGAAGACCAGTTCAG ATGCCTCTCCAGGACCGACATCCTGGCCCTCACCAATGGACGTCTCTACATCAAAGCTCCCAGCAGAGGCCAGCAGCACAACTGCTAGCACTTCTGCTACTAGCACCACCGAGAATAGAA GTTTGGCGGGAACTGCTCAACCAAAACCCTCTGCGAGAAAATCGCCCCACATTG GGTTGATCATCTTTATTGTGATCATCATCGCTGCCTGTCTGCTTGGACTAATATGCTTCTTTACTAAGAAGACATCAAGG AGGTACTCCGTAGATCTCCGAGACAGGCATGAGGATCTGCCTCTGAGTACTGCGGATCCCGACGCCGTGTTTGACAACTCCTCAACACAGAAGG GGATGGACACCTTTACCGCCGTGGATCTCAACAGCACCGAGGTCCTGGTTAAGggaagtgagggagaaagag CAGATAGTGAGAAAATCTCTGACTCTGACCCACCGCCTGCCAGCCCTGTGGACAAACCTGATGAGGGGGCCCCTGGAGATGTGGCCCCTGAGGCCCCAGTGGGGGAGACTGATGACGAGAACACTGTCTCCAATAAGACCTCAGTGGAGTCAGTGGAGGCCAACGAGAGCAACAACAATAACACCAGCATCACCGCCAGGGTCGCTTCAACAACTCCAAGAG GACGGGCAATGACCAGCAGCTTCTCTGAGGTTCCTCTGGACAACCCGGCCTAA